The Nitrosopumilus sp. genome includes the window GACTGCAGCTAAAAAGAAACCTGCAAAGAAAAAGACTGCAGCTAAAAAGAAACCTGCAAAGAAAAAGACTGCAGCTAAAAAGAAACCTAGGAGATAGTTGTTCTAATCAAACTAATGTTTTATTCTAATAAATTACCCTTTAACTTACTTGATTTGTTTTAATATGAAAAAACGTGGATTAGTTATTGCAATTATTGGTTTAACATCTATTGCAATTATTTGTGGTTTGTTTTTAATGAATAATAATTCTGACACTCCTGAAATTTCTCAAACTTCTAATTCTACACAATGGACTCTGGTAAAAAATTCTGGCTCTATTTTTCATGTATTTATTCCTGCCATTTCTGAAAATAATTCTAATCCTCCTTCCAACTTAAAATTTGAATTAAATCCTGAAAATAATTTGCTGTATGATGAAATTCGGTATGATTCTACCCAAAATGCGATTGTAGTGTTGCCTCTTTTCACAGCATCGGCATATTCTAATCCTGGATTTTATTCATATTATACTGGAAATTGTGATGAATCTTGTTTAACTGTCCCTTTAGTTTCACACTGGAAATTTACATCAAGTGAAGCTGCAATTTTGACATTTGAGTTATTGGAATATCCTTTCACAAATGATTATTTGATATCTAAAAATCCTGAAATATTAAATCAATATGACGCTGTATTTTTATTACATAATGAGTATGTAACTAAATCTGAATTTGATGCAATATTGAATCACCCTAATGTAATCTATCTTTATCCCAATGCATTATATGCAGAAGTAATTTTGAATTCTGATGATACTATCTCTTTAGTTAAAGGTCATAATTACCCTTTAGATGAGATTAAAAATGGATTCGATTGGGAATTTGATAATTCTCCATTGGAATACGATACTGATTGTAATAATATAGAATTTTATGAAATTGATAATGGTTGGATGCTTAATTGCTATCCTGAAAATGGCTTTGATGTAAATCCCAAATTTTTAAAATCTTTGAAAGATTTTTGAAATAATTTTATTTTGGAATTGATTTTCATTCATTTCTGTATGTATGTCAGGAAATATAAAATAAAATAAAATGAATCTAGTTTCTATACTTATTGAGGATTAACATCCATCTTACCAAATTTACCTTTGGTTAGAGATACTTCTCCTTTGAACTCATTTGTATATCCATTTGTGATAACAACTGTATCTCCTACATTTACTGCTTTGATATCGTCTGCCCACAAAGTGAGTTTCATTTGGTCATCTTCAGTTTCACCGTTAGAAATTACTGCATCGCAGACATCTACTGTACCGCCACTTTTTAGATTGACAGTTCTAGGTTCTCCTTTGCTTTTAACAACAGCTTCAACATTAACTCCACTTCGCATTTTTTTTGCTTCGGAAATTGGTATGAATTCTGACATTGTTTTTGAAACCATTTTGCATGATTATAAGCTTTGTCAAATAATTGCCGTAAAATGGATCAGATTTTTAATTGTCTGAAATAGTAATCGAGAAATATCGGTCTATATTCAATCTCATTGCAGAGGTATCGAAGCCCGGTCAACCGAGAGGGACTCAAGATCCATCCAATAGGAAATCCCTTCTCTCAGGAGTTCGTGGGTTCAAATCCCACCCTCTGCACTAAATTTTCATTAAAATGAATTATTTTTGAAAAATTCTTGTAATTATGCTACAATTGTCTTTACTTTTGTAATTGAATGATCTGAAATCTGTTTATGCATGTCTGCAAGTTGGTCGTCCTTGAAAGATAGATTGCATCTATAACACTTCCAAACCATCTCAGACATGATTGTGTTAGGCATAAATTGCTTATAAGGATATTGCATGATTGATCCAATTTCTTACAATACATGATCATTGTTTTTAAAAAAATGTAATTTTTATAATTTTTTAGATCATAATGAAATTTTTTCATGACTAAATATGGATCCAAGGGTTTAGAAGATGAAAAAGTGATATGATTTTTGAAAGATGTTCGATATTTTTGAAATTTTTGGTAAATTTTCTTATTTTGGGATATTTCTTGTATTGATTGGAGTTAATGCATCTCCTATTCTTATGCCTCCAAGCTGGATTATTTTGACGTCATTTTATCTACTTGACCCTGCTTTGAATATTATAATTCTCTCTATGGTGGGAGCAACAGGAGCTACTCTTGGCAGATTTATTCTTAAACAGATTAGTGTTATTTTTAGAAGATTTGTTGCAGAAGAACAAAAATCAAATCTTGATGTGATTGGAGATTACCTTAATCAAAAAAAATACGGTTATGTGATTGCATCTTTTCTATTTGGTGCAACACCACTTCCAAGCAATATGCTGTTTATTGCTTATGGTTTAATGCGTGCAAAAAGCTTAGGTATCTATATTGGATTTTGGTTTGGTAGAACTATTTCGTATATTGTAATGATTTATTCTGGTAATGCCGTATTGACTCCTTTCTTGGAATTGTTTGAGGATCGTCTAACTGGAATTTTATTAATTGATGGTGCAGGAATAGGATTGATAATTCTTTTTGCCTCTATCAATTGGACCCTTTT containing:
- a CDS encoding DNA-binding protein — protein: MSEFIPISEAKKMRSGVNVEAVVKSKGEPRTVNLKSGGTVDVCDAVISNGETEDDQMKLTLWADDIKAVNVGDTVVITNGYTNEFKGEVSLTKGKFGKMDVNPQ